Proteins from a genomic interval of Pseudomonas paeninsulae:
- a CDS encoding alcohol dehydrogenase family protein translates to MNPHKLPQTMAGVQMVGYGGLDKLHYQENLPVPHPADGEVLIKVGAAALNNTDINTRIGWYSKGVSGDTNSGGSHGFATVEEADATWSGGTLQLPRIQGADCCGTIVAVGANVDPARIGERVIVRPMQQSPDTTDAFNCITFGSERDGGFAQYCTVRASESFPVDCALSDVELASFPCAYSTAENMLERVGLKAGERVLITGASGGVGSAAVQLAKRRGAYVIAICGAEKIEQLQQLGADQVISRSADLLAELGSDSLEVVVDLVAGPQWPVLLKLLCRGGRYAVAGAIAGPLVELDVRTLYLKDLSFFGCTYQPRLVFENLVGYIERGEIRPLVAKTYPLADIVLAQQEFMAKQFIGKLVLVPPAEV, encoded by the coding sequence ATGAACCCTCACAAGCTTCCACAAACCATGGCTGGCGTGCAGATGGTCGGCTACGGCGGACTAGACAAGCTGCATTACCAGGAGAATTTGCCAGTTCCGCACCCGGCAGACGGCGAGGTACTGATCAAGGTCGGTGCCGCCGCGCTCAACAACACCGACATCAACACCCGCATCGGCTGGTACTCCAAAGGCGTCAGCGGAGACACCAACAGCGGTGGCTCGCATGGCTTTGCCACGGTCGAGGAAGCTGATGCCACCTGGTCGGGAGGAACGCTGCAATTGCCGCGTATCCAGGGCGCCGACTGTTGCGGCACGATCGTTGCCGTCGGGGCGAATGTCGACCCCGCACGGATAGGCGAGCGAGTCATCGTGCGCCCCATGCAGCAATCGCCGGATACAACCGACGCTTTCAACTGCATAACCTTCGGCTCCGAGCGCGATGGCGGCTTCGCCCAGTACTGCACTGTGAGAGCCAGCGAAAGCTTTCCGGTGGATTGCGCGCTCAGTGATGTCGAGCTGGCGTCCTTCCCTTGCGCCTACTCAACCGCCGAAAACATGCTCGAACGTGTCGGGCTCAAGGCCGGCGAGCGCGTGCTGATCACCGGCGCCTCCGGTGGCGTGGGCTCTGCGGCAGTACAACTGGCCAAACGGCGCGGCGCCTATGTAATCGCTATCTGCGGTGCGGAAAAGATCGAGCAGCTGCAACAGCTGGGCGCTGATCAAGTTATCTCTCGCAGCGCGGACCTCCTTGCCGAGCTGGGCAGCGACAGCCTGGAGGTCGTGGTTGATCTGGTTGCCGGTCCGCAGTGGCCCGTACTGCTCAAGCTGTTGTGTCGCGGTGGACGCTATGCCGTTGCGGGCGCCATTGCCGGACCGCTGGTCGAACTGGACGTACGCACGCTTTACCTCAAAGACCTCAGCTTTTTTGGCTGCACCTACCAGCCGCGCCTGGTGTTCGAAAACCTGGTCGGATACATCGAACGCGGCGAAATCCGCCCCTTGGTGGCGAAGACCTACCCCTTGGCGGATATCGTGCTAGCCCAGCAGGAATTCATGGCCAAGCAGTTCATCGGCAAGCTGGTGCTGGTCCCGCCCGCTGAAGTTTAG
- a CDS encoding LysR family transcriptional regulator — translation MIGSLSLDQLRVLVTIADTGSFSATGRELRRVQSAISQSVATLENMQGVQLFDRSGHRPRLTDIGRVLVAQARLVLASASQFEAIAASTHAGIEPELALAIDPLVPTAPLIESLRALRETFTHLTVTFSTEGLGGAERRIRSGDAALALCLLLPAVPNDIAAFPLLAVGLTPVVSAQHPLALLDRAVTRGDLEQFVQLVLSDPVDFDGPNYGLAGGALWRFADLGRRLDFLLAGFGWCRMPEHLIVDHIAAGRLVPLKLALELTSSPSIVTIYAAHMENRQLGVAGRWLLDDLTTRLSA, via the coding sequence ATGATTGGAAGTCTTAGCCTCGATCAGCTTCGCGTCCTCGTGACGATCGCCGACACGGGTAGCTTCTCGGCTACGGGTCGTGAGTTGCGACGCGTACAATCCGCCATAAGTCAGTCAGTAGCGACGCTTGAAAACATGCAGGGGGTCCAGCTCTTCGACCGTAGTGGCCACCGACCCCGCCTCACTGATATTGGCCGTGTTCTGGTCGCCCAAGCGAGGCTGGTGCTGGCAAGTGCCTCACAGTTTGAAGCGATTGCTGCCAGTACTCATGCGGGCATCGAGCCGGAGCTGGCTTTGGCAATTGATCCTCTAGTGCCGACCGCGCCGCTCATTGAAAGCCTGCGCGCGCTACGTGAAACCTTTACGCACTTAACGGTTACGTTCTCAACCGAAGGTCTGGGCGGCGCGGAGCGGCGAATTCGCAGCGGCGATGCGGCGCTGGCGCTTTGTTTGCTGCTTCCAGCAGTGCCGAATGATATTGCAGCCTTTCCGCTGCTAGCTGTTGGCCTCACGCCAGTTGTTTCTGCACAGCATCCGCTTGCGTTGCTTGATCGTGCTGTAACGCGTGGAGACCTGGAGCAATTTGTACAACTGGTACTCTCGGATCCAGTTGATTTTGACGGCCCTAACTATGGCTTGGCGGGCGGAGCTCTATGGCGATTTGCCGATTTGGGTCGACGACTGGATTTCCTGCTCGCAGGGTTTGGATGGTGCCGAATGCCAGAGCATTTGATCGTAGATCATATTGCAGCAGGGCGACTCGTACCGCTTAAGCTTGCCTTGGAACTCACCAGCTCCCCCAGCATCGTTACCATCTATGCGGCGCACATGGAAAACCGCCAACTGGGAGTTGCGGGGCGGTGGTTACTGGATGATCTGACAACTCGCTTATCTGCGTGA
- a CDS encoding FMN-dependent NADH-azoreductase translates to MSTLLVIETSPRGDFSISRNLTHRFVKAWQTAHPAGVVVQRELMSSKLPFVNESWLQAYFTPPDQHSTAMKEILQLSNDLVAELLAADHLVIATPVYNYNIPAALKAWVDHIVRKGMTLGHDGKGLVLGKKATVLLASGGIYTEGSPIQDRDIATQYLRLILNVIGISDVTFIAAGGAKAVDLGEVGRDEFLSRFDDQIERASQYI, encoded by the coding sequence ATGTCGACACTTCTTGTTATCGAGACTAGCCCACGAGGCGATTTTTCTATTTCTCGTAACCTTACCCATCGTTTTGTTAAGGCGTGGCAAACGGCTCATCCTGCTGGCGTGGTAGTTCAGCGCGAACTGATGAGCAGCAAACTTCCTTTCGTCAATGAGTCGTGGCTGCAGGCTTACTTTACGCCGCCTGATCAACATTCGACCGCAATGAAAGAGATACTTCAGCTCTCCAACGACCTTGTGGCAGAGCTGCTTGCAGCTGACCATTTGGTGATCGCAACACCTGTCTACAACTACAACATTCCAGCCGCTCTCAAAGCTTGGGTAGATCACATCGTGCGCAAGGGCATGACTCTAGGCCATGATGGCAAAGGCCTTGTACTTGGCAAGAAAGCGACCGTGCTCCTAGCCTCTGGCGGCATTTATACCGAAGGCTCACCAATTCAGGATCGTGACATCGCCACTCAATATCTGCGACTTATTTTGAACGTCATTGGAATATCCGACGTTACGTTCATCGCTGCAGGAGGCGCCAAAGCGGTGGATCTTGGTGAAGTAGGACGCGACGAATTTTTGAGCAGATTTGATGATCAGATCGAACGGGCAAGCCAGTACATATAA
- a CDS encoding VOC family protein: MISKNTICLWYDGTALDAATFYAKTFPDSAVGAVHRAPGDYPAGKQGDVLTVDFSVMGIPCLGLNGGPVFKHNEAFSFQVATDDQAETDRLWRAIVENGGEESACGWCKDKWGLSWQITPRALTAAIANSDRAAAKRAFETMMNMRKIDIATIEAALKA; encoded by the coding sequence ATGATCAGCAAAAATACGATTTGCCTCTGGTACGACGGCACCGCGTTGGACGCTGCGACGTTCTACGCCAAGACGTTCCCAGACAGCGCGGTAGGAGCAGTCCATCGCGCGCCTGGCGACTATCCTGCGGGCAAGCAGGGCGATGTCCTGACGGTTGATTTCTCGGTGATGGGCATCCCCTGTCTCGGACTGAACGGAGGGCCAGTCTTCAAGCATAACGAGGCTTTCTCGTTCCAGGTTGCCACTGACGACCAAGCCGAAACGGACCGCTTGTGGCGCGCGATTGTCGAAAACGGAGGCGAGGAAAGCGCATGCGGTTGGTGCAAGGACAAATGGGGACTGTCGTGGCAGATCACGCCACGCGCATTGACGGCCGCGATAGCCAATTCTGATCGAGCGGCGGCCAAGCGCGCGTTTGAAACCATGATGAACATGAGAAAGATCGACATCGCTACGATCGAAGCTGCGTTGAAGGCTTAA
- a CDS encoding hemerythrin domain-containing protein has product MHPLLEELHHYHQTISATIDQMTKPLGKLEKDACDATDRQQLFALLESLHGEAETRHHQNEELIGRLLLTTLAPVHPRVLDIERDHQGFARIASQLKALEHSSLTPKETATFIKDYIEKYYDHLDSEENILFPLADKWLSDNQWQAIKQQWQKPGS; this is encoded by the coding sequence ATGCACCCCTTGTTAGAGGAACTTCACCACTATCACCAGACTATTTCCGCCACCATCGACCAGATGACAAAACCACTCGGAAAACTCGAAAAAGATGCCTGCGACGCGACTGATCGTCAGCAACTTTTTGCGCTACTGGAGTCTCTGCATGGTGAGGCCGAAACCCGCCACCACCAGAACGAAGAACTTATTGGCCGCCTGTTATTAACCACCCTTGCCCCCGTGCATCCGCGCGTACTGGATATAGAGCGCGACCATCAGGGTTTTGCGCGCATTGCCAGCCAGCTCAAGGCGCTCGAGCACTCAAGCCTTACGCCCAAAGAAACAGCCACCTTCATCAAGGATTACATTGAAAAATATTATGACCACCTGGACAGCGAGGAAAATATCCTCTTCCCCCTGGCGGATAAATGGCTAAGCGACAACCAATGGCAGGCAATCAAACAGCAGTGGCAGAAACCCGGGTCGTAG
- a CDS encoding outer membrane lipoprotein, with product MTTMKKFGPMLGFAGVLALSACTPTNPPTTTNYPQGGYQNSPTPGGIYSGYGRVESIDSTPQDYQGVGGTGFGLGSVAGAVIGGVAGNQVGSGRGNTAATIAGAAGGAYIGHQIEKRKQAENAYRVTVRMENGSYQTLTQPSIGDLRVGDRVRIENGALQRY from the coding sequence ATGACCACGATGAAGAAATTCGGCCCCATGCTCGGGTTCGCCGGTGTTCTTGCGCTCAGTGCCTGCACGCCCACCAACCCGCCCACCACGACCAACTACCCGCAGGGCGGGTATCAGAATAGCCCGACACCAGGAGGCATCTATTCCGGCTACGGCCGAGTGGAGTCGATTGACAGCACCCCGCAGGACTACCAGGGCGTCGGTGGAACCGGCTTCGGCCTGGGCTCCGTGGCTGGCGCGGTGATCGGCGGCGTAGCGGGCAACCAGGTGGGTTCTGGCAGAGGCAACACGGCGGCGACAATCGCCGGGGCAGCCGGCGGTGCTTATATAGGCCACCAAATTGAGAAACGCAAACAGGCCGAGAACGCCTACAGAGTCACCGTGCGCATGGAAAACGGCTCCTATCAAACCCTGACCCAGCCAAGCATCGGCGACCTCAGGGTCGGCGACCGCGTGCGCATCGAGAATGGTGCCCTGCAGCGCTACTAG
- a CDS encoding DMT family transporter, translated as MNLSLYLLTVLIWGTTWIAIKLQMGEVAIAASIAYRFALAAAVLFAVLLLSGRLQTLDRRGQVICLLQGLCLFCINFLCFYTASQWIPSGLVAVIFSTATLWNALNARLFFKQKIAANVLAGGALGLAGLGLLFWPELAGHAASRETLLGIGLSLIGTLCFSAGNLLSSMQQKAGLKPLTTNAWGMLYGALMLVAICLVNGTPFGFEWSTRYVGSLLYLAIPGSVIGFTAYLTLVGRMGPERAAYCTVLFPVVALNISVFVEGYQWTAPALFGLVLVMLGNVLVFRKPKAVPQLARAAG; from the coding sequence ATGAACCTGTCGCTATACCTGTTGACCGTGCTGATCTGGGGCACCACCTGGATCGCCATCAAGCTGCAGATGGGCGAGGTGGCGATTGCCGCCTCGATTGCCTATCGCTTTGCCCTGGCGGCGGCGGTGCTGTTTGCCGTGTTGCTGCTCAGCGGCCGCCTGCAGACGCTCGATAGACGTGGCCAGGTGATCTGCCTGCTCCAGGGCCTGTGCCTGTTCTGCATCAATTTCCTGTGTTTCTACACCGCCAGTCAGTGGATCCCCAGCGGGTTGGTTGCGGTGATTTTCTCCACGGCAACCTTGTGGAATGCGCTGAACGCGCGGCTGTTCTTCAAGCAGAAGATCGCCGCCAATGTCCTGGCCGGTGGCGCCCTGGGGCTGGCGGGCCTCGGCTTGCTGTTCTGGCCCGAATTGGCGGGGCATGCGGCCAGCCGGGAAACCCTATTGGGCATCGGCTTGTCGCTGATTGGCACCCTGTGTTTTTCCGCCGGCAATCTGCTCTCCAGCATGCAGCAGAAGGCCGGCCTCAAGCCACTGACCACCAACGCCTGGGGCATGCTTTACGGCGCCTTGATGCTGGTGGCGATCTGCCTGGTCAACGGCACGCCGTTCGGTTTCGAGTGGAGCACGCGCTACGTCGGTTCGCTGTTGTACCTGGCGATTCCCGGTTCGGTGATCGGCTTCACCGCCTACCTGACCCTAGTCGGGCGCATGGGGCCGGAGCGGGCGGCTTACTGCACCGTGCTGTTCCCGGTGGTGGCGCTGAACATCTCGGTGTTCGTCGAGGGTTACCAGTGGACCGCGCCGGCATTGTTCGGCCTGGTGTTGGTGATGCTCGGCAACGTGCTGGTGTTTCGCAAGCCGAAAGCGGTGCCGCAGCTGGCGCGGGCTGCGGGCTGA
- a CDS encoding sensor domain-containing phosphodiesterase — protein sequence MSPLAHAGVDQAYVDSLNISWADNERGHGPSGTAIRTGQLSLTHNLLTDPDAAPWREGAIQHGIASVLSLPLRVDGEIFGALGIGAPEPDAFAAQEMELLSEAAEDLAFGIETLRSKARRAQAEQEIQRLNRALATRVAVNHALIHASDESDLLEEVCRVLVAECGYRLAWVAYRQEDPAEPERQVAYAGSDHGFLARADTWAAGAKGKAYIQRFAAELEAGRPLVIRNRLDEPIDELLDEAIEHGFASAIVLPLSVDEQLIGKLVIMAMEADAFDEQEVELLFATAKDLGFGIATLRTRAKAAQAEATIRRMAYFDALTELPNRLNLREQLEDAIASAKQEHRALGLLQLEVGRNQAINETLGYPEGDRLQQAIAARLVQAVSASSTVARIGESEYAVLMPSGGAEQASQLAQKILVALYEPIDLSGLLLDARASIGIALYPGHGTDSDALIRRAGSAMDQAKRSSAGYALFQGGLDSECAQHLTLMSELRRAIDGNQLLLHYQPKLQIATNKVCGSEALVRWQHPQHGLLPPNDFIKLAESAGLITPLTYWVLDAALGQSYAWHEEGDARPISVNLSAHDLRDPKLLERIRGAFATWGAQPNWIEFELTESALMEDPVAALQTLTQLRNLDTRLTIDDFGTGYSSLAYLQKLPVDSLKIDQSFVTNMLSDDDDSAKIVRSIVELAHNLDLEVVAEGVESRETLTRLGNFGCDIAQGFSISRPIPGDSFRAWEALSTWH from the coding sequence GTGTCCCCCCTGGCCCATGCCGGGGTCGACCAGGCCTATGTCGACTCGCTGAACATTTCCTGGGCCGACAACGAGCGCGGCCACGGCCCCTCCGGCACCGCGATCCGCACCGGCCAGCTGAGCCTGACCCACAACCTGCTGACCGACCCCGACGCCGCACCCTGGCGCGAGGGCGCCATCCAACACGGCATCGCCTCGGTGCTGTCGCTGCCGCTACGGGTCGACGGCGAGATCTTCGGTGCTCTCGGCATCGGTGCCCCGGAGCCCGATGCCTTTGCCGCGCAAGAAATGGAACTGCTGAGCGAAGCCGCCGAGGACCTGGCATTCGGCATCGAAACCCTGCGCAGCAAGGCCCGCCGCGCGCAGGCCGAGCAGGAGATCCAGCGCCTCAATCGCGCCCTGGCGACGCGGGTGGCGGTCAACCATGCACTGATCCATGCCAGCGATGAGTCCGACCTACTCGAGGAAGTCTGCCGGGTGCTGGTGGCCGAATGCGGTTACCGCCTGGCCTGGGTCGCCTACCGCCAGGAAGACCCCGCCGAGCCGGAGCGCCAGGTTGCCTACGCCGGCAGCGATCACGGTTTCCTCGCCCGCGCCGATACCTGGGCCGCCGGCGCCAAGGGCAAGGCCTACATCCAGCGCTTCGCTGCCGAACTCGAGGCCGGCCGACCGCTGGTTATCCGCAACCGCCTCGACGAACCGATAGATGAGCTACTGGACGAGGCCATCGAGCACGGCTTCGCCTCGGCCATCGTGCTACCACTGAGCGTCGACGAGCAACTGATCGGCAAGCTGGTGATCATGGCAATGGAGGCCGACGCCTTCGACGAGCAGGAGGTCGAGCTGCTGTTCGCCACGGCCAAGGATCTGGGTTTCGGCATCGCCACCCTGCGCACCCGCGCCAAGGCGGCGCAGGCGGAAGCGACCATCAGGCGCATGGCCTATTTCGATGCGCTGACCGAACTGCCGAATCGCCTGAATCTGCGCGAACAGCTGGAGGATGCGATTGCCAGCGCCAAGCAGGAGCACCGGGCGCTCGGTCTGTTGCAACTGGAAGTCGGCCGCAACCAGGCAATCAACGAGACCCTCGGCTACCCCGAAGGTGACCGCCTGCAGCAAGCCATCGCCGCGCGCCTGGTGCAGGCGGTGAGCGCGAGCAGCACGGTGGCGCGCATCGGCGAGAGCGAATATGCCGTATTGATGCCCAGCGGCGGTGCCGAACAGGCGTCGCAACTGGCGCAGAAGATCCTGGTGGCGCTGTATGAGCCGATCGACCTGTCCGGGCTGCTCCTCGATGCCCGCGCCAGCATCGGCATCGCCCTCTACCCCGGCCACGGCACCGACTCGGACGCGCTGATCCGCCGCGCCGGCAGCGCCATGGATCAGGCCAAGCGCTCCAGCGCCGGCTATGCGCTGTTCCAGGGCGGTCTTGACAGCGAATGCGCCCAGCACCTGACGCTGATGAGCGAACTGCGCCGGGCGATCGATGGCAACCAGCTGCTGTTGCACTACCAGCCAAAACTGCAGATCGCCACCAACAAGGTGTGCGGCAGCGAAGCCCTGGTGCGCTGGCAGCATCCGCAACATGGCCTGCTGCCACCCAACGACTTCATCAAGTTGGCCGAGAGCGCCGGGCTGATCACCCCGCTCACTTACTGGGTGCTCGACGCGGCGCTGGGCCAGAGCTATGCCTGGCACGAGGAAGGCGACGCGCGACCCATCTCGGTCAACCTGTCGGCGCACGACCTGCGCGACCCCAAACTGCTCGAGCGGATTCGTGGCGCCTTTGCCACCTGGGGCGCCCAGCCCAACTGGATCGAGTTCGAGCTGACCGAAAGCGCGCTGATGGAAGACCCAGTGGCGGCCCTGCAGACCCTGACCCAACTGAGGAACCTCGACACCCGGCTGACCATCGACGACTTCGGCACCGGCTACTCCTCGCTGGCCTACCTGCAGAAACTGCCGGTGGACTCACTGAAAATCGATCAATCCTTCGTCACCAACATGCTCAGCGACGACGATGACTCGGCGAAAATCGTGCGTTCGATCGTCGAACTGGCGCACAACCTCGACCTCGAGGTGGTTGCCGAGGGCGTGGAAAGCCGCGAAACCCTGACCCGCCTGGGCAACTTCGGTTGCGACATCGCCCAGGGTTTCTCGATCAGCCGGCCAATTCCCGGCGACAGCTTCCGTGCCTGGGAAGCGCTGTCGACCTGGCATTGA